The Plasmodium gaboni strain SY75 chromosome 9, whole genome shotgun sequence DNA segment TATCTGCTAACAcgtttttctttttttttgtattttttatattgtcATCTACTAATATGCATAAGTTATTGTGATTAgaaatatgtaatatttcTTTTGAATTTTCAATAGCATGTTTGTTTGtattacaatttttttgtcccctttcattttttatttcatctATATCTTcaatttcttttatatcttcaatttcttctatatcttccatttcttctatatcttccatttcttctatatcttctatatcttttatttctttgttatgattatttaaaCCAGTTTGCATATAATCTTCTAATATCATCATACTGTGACCATTTactttaatattataatttaattgTTTAAAAATTGAACACAACCCTTGTTTcacatttattataaaattctTTGAAATGTTAGAAAGATAATTTgtatcatatatattatatggaaaaaatacattatttcttatcaaattattttgaaagaaatatttcaagttatattttttatttattatattaaaaaatatgagcggatatatataattattatagTTTTTATATTGATTACGTATtagatataaaatatgtttattttgagaaaacatattattatcctctaaaaataatatattatatatatataataaagattGATTATCATCTTCTAAACTAtcatcatataatttacaCAGATTTTTATTAATCTTATTATGCATATGTTCTAATTtcatttcattttcttctaatatattttctacacaattaattatttcatctttttcttttgaattacatatattatataattcatgAATCATATAATTTCTATTCAAATTTATTTCTGATATATGTGGAACGATATTATTGTCATATggttttattattttatgatttattttaagatacatatttttattattacaatagaatcctaatttttttttcatacaAAGATTCTTTGTAtcttctatatattttgttttatttatatttttactaAGAATTGTATTATCTCTTGAATGTTTCATTTGATTGTTGTAGTATATATCCATGTTGTGAAAAGATTTTTTTCTATCCAcaatattatctttatcatatttattaaaaaaagttttgtttttatacttttctttatttttctcataaacaaatgaattttctaaataatattttaatggTTCATTCAAAGAGttacatttaataaatttttgtatattcatatttttaaatgtattcacatttttataactaaatatgtcttttttttctttaataacaccaaaatataaattattatttatagaTAGTATAATGtcaaaaattatattcCCTTCtgtattataattttttattacaatCATGTTTCTAGGGTTAATATTTGGATGCGCCTTAAAAACTTTATTATGcatatcaaaaaaataatcatcattataatcataattaatatgattatcattataatcataattaatataatcatcattataatcataattaatatgattatcattattattattataattatgtttCTCATTTATTTCTCCTACATCcgtatttattttttctttttcatcacattttaaatttaaataattaattttttcacACGTTGATGATTGGACCAAGGGGATATTACTATGTGCATTATGatgtattttattattttcattatttttattaatttcattacttttattatttttattactttttcttttagtaaatattaattgcataaggaatatatttctatttttaaTGGGTCCTTCCTTAAAACCTTCATGATTCAGAATATGTAAGTAATCTTcctcatttttttcttcctctttttttgttttttttttttcttttttttttttcttttcttctATGTGATTTTCTATGTGATTTTCTATGTGATTTTCTGTGTGATTTTCTGTGTGATTTTCTGTGTGATATACTGTGTGATTTTCTGTGTGATTTTCTATGTGATTTTCTGTGTAATcttctattttattttcttttatattgtCTTCTTTTTCCTCATCTGtttctttctttttgtttttctttaaatCTTCGATTTGCTCTtgattttttatattaaaaatatttttaaaaaattcatcaatattatttttcattttattaaataatatatgttcatttttCTTTGAATAATCACTACCAATAGTAGCATAACTACTactaatattattattattattaatattattaatattaatattattattgttgttgcTTTTATTGTTCTGGTAAGAATgtttattttctttaattttgGTGGATAAAAAAAGATAGAATTTATTTTCACATGCTGCtataacataataattttttttaacatataatcttttttgtttctctttatatttttttgcTTGATGGTcatataacatattattgTTATGATGGCTGTCATATTTGTAGTTTATATGAActcttttatttttaaaaatcTTAAGAAAAATCACACATCCGTCTCCTATAAGAAATTCgtcatatatttttgttatatttctctgacttttatataaaataaatgaatccaaaaataaatgattCAATGCAAAATTATGTGctccttttttattaatatcttgaaatatatcatatacTTTCACACTACCATTATTACATCCAACTAgaagaaaattatttaatttacATACAGCagtaattattatatcattattaaatgtatcaattatatatttatacatgttattaattataaatgattccttttgattttctttattttgttttttaaaaattctAAAACATGATACACgatgttttattatatcttgatcattttcaatatatttttctatataatatttttgacAAGGATCATAAAtacaattaaaaatattatttacacatttattatcacacatattatttatactattcatatttaaaaaatatataaatatcttACATACTCTCTTCATACcaatacatattaatatataagggtttatattaatacctccgttttcttttcttaaaattttatcatagtttgtaaacatatataaagaatatataatattattacaatgaaaataatgtaataataaacagCGATTAGATTTTATAtcaatataaaataaaaataccATATTTTTACTATTCGATAATACAAGGAActgttttatataataataaaataatatactGTTATCAAAGGTTATTTCGAATGTATCATCTAATTTTATTGgaatataattattattattattatcattattatttataatatcatacACATTTATAATCATACTATATctatttaaaattaaaattatataattattattatcttcattatatatactgtgtataaataaaatgttgctttttattaaatgatatcTTTGAATATCTTcatcatttaaaatataaaatatcttcttcatcatcatattattattattattattatttatataattgttattccttatatcattatttttatctatCATAGACTTCTCATCTATGTATCTACTTCTATCATaattatcttcatttttatttacattatttttatgtatacacatctttttatatatttcgTCCAAATGATTAAATGAGTTCATACACATATCACAACATTTTGATATTTGTTTATTCATAATTAACATATACGTTGTCTTTaaataagaagaaaaacaaagaatattaacattgtcataaaaatgaagataaaaaCATGTACTGTTCAAAATATCTATATTcgatatatatatttttttttcacttAAATAGATATTATATCCTACActtaaattatatatagaattaGCTTTATCTAGAATcattaatttatatgacATATTActcttcattttttttatatcaaataattcatctttataataatcatttCTGTTTCCCCCCTTTTCTTTATTTCTCAAAGTAAACAAAGAGGTATTACTTTTTTCAGTATCTACATAATTAGGTctagaaataatattacaattatatttataatcttttatactttttaatttattaaaacGATAAAAATGTTTAATATAATGGATAGATTTGAATctgttattatatatattcgtatttataaatgtaGTTGATTTTAACATGTACAACTCATCACATTCTTTTTTGTGTAAGGttaaaagataataaacttgaatatcttcttttttttgaaaacaattctttttgttcttaaaattataagaaGAAAATTTGGTCTCCctattaataatatctgtatttttaacatgcattttattattatcattattattgttacTATTAAACCTATTTATTGTTGAATCCCTTTCTCgcattataatttttttttttttttttttattctctTGATTTATAcaacatattatattacttgttgatattatttgttCTATATATCTGTTTGTATCCATActataaaaattttgaaaaccatctttatttattacaaGTTTATTCTTAAgataatcatatattaacgtaattatatatatatcatttatatttctatcTATAATTAGATATTGTTTAAtaacagaaaaaaaatgaaatatcCTCTGTCCTTTCTTTTTCTTGTCTTTTTTCTTACAATTTAATGATATAACAGaaatattgtttttattatcatatgatttattattaaatgaaaaattataatcactgaaatattgatatttctgttttttgatattattttcattatttatataattatatgtattaattattttatggCTATATGATTTTTTCTTGGTAAGTTCACGAAGGTATTTAAgattatcataaaaaatataattactACAATTGttacaaatattattattattattattattatcatttatattattattatcacctacctttttattttcacTTGCGtcttttatttcttttagAAAGGgatattttctattttgatataattCATCAAATAATCCCTTGCTTATATTAAGAGTTACAACACAAGAATcgtttttctttttctttttctttttctttttcttttttttgtttttttttatatttaaaaaattatcataatagGAATTAACATCTTTGTTGCTAATATCTTTATCCtctttataatatatatcattacatatatttttttctttaccttttatatcatctgatataaaattaaacaTTTGATcacaattttttttatcactTATGCATATTCTCTCTTTACATTCATCTTTATACtgttcataattttttgtcATGTCATAAAGGGACCAGctattataaattttataatttatatatgatgaatatCTACATATGTCTTGGTACTTTTTAAatttgtaataataaataaacatatatgtataaaaacTGTCAACATAaggaatattttttaaatgtttaatacattcaaaattattgtagtaattatattcacatatattattcttatttttcACTTCACTCTTATCAATATTCATATCATaagaattttttataaattcatttttattcCATATAGAAATTTTTTTGGATATAATATACCAATCAAcatctttatatataatttgttcatttttttttttatccaattttttattgtcTATCTTAACGATTTTTTTAAATGCTAAggtatttatataatatgatacattattataacaatttaaataattcaataattttaattttatatcatatgtatatgaaaaattaaagatatatataattttttctgtaaacaaaagaaatatattatttgtaattttctcaaatttatatatttctagTGCTAAAGATAATTTAGCTATAGgtattaataaattatgtaACCCATATACAACAGGCagtttattttttttgactttgttatatttttttactatgttgtattttttcttattcattttatttttcatattaactttatttttatattttaaaaatagTACATTTGAACTAccattattattagaaataataattaaaatatcgttcttgttttttatttttctttttttcttttttaaaaatgaatccttcaatatttttttacgaaattttaaataatcaaaatTAATGTCTTCTAACAATTTAATCGATATGGATACCATATTTAAGATATACTgtatcatattataaagttctaaataataataactCATATTATATCTAATAACGTGTTGattatcattcatattattattattattattattgttgttcATATAATTCTGTTCGTTTATCTCATTATGTTTATAGGAACGATCCTTTTCATTATTTGGATTACTCATATTTTCGaataaataacataaattttgatttataaaaaaataaatatcattttgcattataatattatcactAGGTATATCATCTATCCTTctattatttattacatCTATTCTTGAGGTAACACAATCACATGTCCATTTGAATTGtttcaaattattataatcatttttttttgagtGTTCACTTAAAATGTTAcgttttttattttttgtcTCCTCCTTATTTGTATATTCCTCATTTTgtgtaaaaataaaattcaATAGTTgataaacaaaaatattaaaaaagtaTAAATGAAGTGATAGTTCATATAATATCTCTGAATTTTTAAACTCTCTTTTTATGtatacaaaattattagATAATGTTCTAGCACTAGAATAGAAGAgtgatataaaaaagaataacAACAATTTCattcttataaatatttgaaataaaaatagtaaATTCCTTTCTTGAAAACAATCTAAAAAACctttcttattatattgaaatatatttttaaaatatgttatgtatatataatcatacTT contains these protein-coding regions:
- a CDS encoding hypothetical protein (conserved Plasmodium protein, unknown function), giving the protein MISIQTVHSTNKINFLIKGKFIKNNEQELLLAAKDCYLELLTSNYEESIYLQNTFLKIIFLQAVKSKNFDRFIVVDEKLNVRILEYDNGFIEYYFIDNLYVDNLKLYKKYLESKKTESTCFVIEEDYHKYINICNINDIFFISIENILFIRQIHSNIYYNNCLSDVYDKNDISKFEVLKNYNEKDRIIEDPFFFKNYKDASSSQYEENNDTYKFEVNRINRFSISPDKKKEKKKKEKKNIFYEEPNNNFQEQNSFVEFCKNITFITYLNKDKKKKKKKKKKKYIYIYKDHHYDHVKNHYDILECYNMHDVYINLRNEKNMNYYNEFDDNCLSVKICFLVNYIKNNIDCDHFIKDVLFACEKEKEEMKILRNRLNKMKIFRKEELCLLKQYDKKKYIHIDMLKKYLKKYKTENLYSDKYFHNILNNNDNAIKMCDMFKFISNYYFKKFYCDKYDYIYITYFKNIFQYNKKGFLDCFQERNLLFLFQIFIRMKLLLFFFISLFYSSARTLSNNFVYIKREFKNSEILYELSLHLYFFNIFVYQLLNFIFTQNEEYTNKEETKNKKRNILSEHSKKNDYNNLKQFKWTCDCVTSRIDVINNRRIDDIPSDNIIMQNDIYFFINQNLCYLFENMSNPNNEKDRSYKHNEINEQNYMNNNNNNNNNMNDNQHVIRYNMSYYYLELYNMIQYILNMVSISIKLLEDINFDYLKFRKKILKDSFLKKKKRKIKNKNDILIIISNNNGSSNVLFLKYKNKVNMKNKMNKKKYNIVKKYNKVKKNKLPVVYGLHNLLIPIAKLSLALEIYKFEKITNNIFLLFTEKIIYIFNFSYTYDIKLKLLNYLNCYNNVSYYINTLAFKKIVKIDNKKLDKKKNEQIIYKDVDWYIISKKISIWNKNEFIKNSYDMNIDKSEVKNKNNICEYNYYNNFECIKHLKNIPYVDSFYTYMFIYYYKFKKYQDICRYSSYINYKIYNSWSLYDMTKNYEQYKDECKERICISDKKNCDQMFNFISDDIKGKEKNICNDIYYKEDKDISNKDVNSYYDNFLNIKKNKKKKKKKKKKKKNDSCVVTLNISKGLFDELYQNRKYPFLKEIKDASENKKVGDNNNINDNNNNNNNICNNCSNYIFYDNLKYLRELTKKKSYSHKIINTYNYINNENNIKKQKYQYFSDYNFSFNNKSYDNKNNISVISLNCKKKDKKKKGQRIFHFFSVIKQYLIIDRNINDIYIITLIYDYLKNKLVINKDGFQNFYSMDTNRYIEQIISTSNIICCINQENKKKKKKIIMRERDSTINRFNSNNNNDNNKMHVKNTDIINRETKFSSYNFKNKKNCFQKKEDIQVYYLLTLHKKECDELYMLKSTTFINTNIYNNRFKSIHYIKHFYRFNKLKSIKDYKYNCNIISRPNYVDTEKSNTSLFTLRNKEKGGNRNDYYKDELFDIKKMKSNMSYKLMILDKANSIYNLSVGYNIYLSEKKIYISNIDILNSTCFYLHFYDNVNILCFSSYLKTTYMLIMNKQISKCCDMCMNSFNHLDEIYKKMCIHKNNVNKNEDNYDRSRYIDEKSMIDKNNDIRNNNYINNNNNNNMMMKKIFYILNDEDIQRYHLIKSNILFIHSIYNEDNNNYIILILNRYSMIINVYDIINNNDNNNNNYIPIKLDDTFEITFDNSILFYYYIKQFLVLSNSKNMVFLFYIDIKSNRCLLLHYFHCNNIIYSLYMFTNYDKILRKENGGININPYILICIGMKRVCKIFIYFLNMNSINNMCDNKCVNNIFNCIYDPCQKYYIEKYIENDQDIIKHRVSCFRIFKKQNKENQKESFIINNMYKYIIDTFNNDIIITAVCKLNNFLLVGCNNGSVKVYDIFQDINKKGAHNFALNHLFLDSFILYKSQRNITKIYDEFLIGDGCVIFLKIFKNKRVHINYKYDSHHNNNMLYDHQAKKYKEKQKRLYVKKNYYVIAACENKFYLFLSTKIKENKHSYQNNKSNNNNNININNINNNNNISSSYATIGSDYSKKNEHILFNKMKNNIDEFFKNIFNIKNQEQIEDLKKNKKKETDEEKEDNIKENKIEDYTENHIENHTENHTVYHTENHTENHTENHIENHIENHIEEKKKKKEKKKTKKEEEKNEEDYLHILNHEGFKEGPIKNRNIFLMQLIFTKRKSNKNNKSNEINKNNENNKIHHNAHSNIPLVQSSTCEKINYLNLKCDEKEKINTDVGEINEKHNYNNNNDNHINYDYNDDYINYDYNDNHINYDYNDDYFFDMHNKVFKAHPNINPRNMIVIKNYNTEGNIIFDIILSINNNLYFGVIKEKKDIFSYKNVNTFKNMNIQKFIKCNSLNEPLKYYLENSFVYEKNKEKYKNKTFFNKYDKDNIVDRKKSFHNMDIYYNNQMKHSRDNTILSKNINKTKYIEDTKNLCMKKKLGFYCNNKNMYLKINHKIIKPYDNNIVPHISEINLNRNYMIHELYNICNSKEKDEIINCVENILEENEMKLEHMHNKINKNLCKLYDDSLEDDNQSLLYIYNILFLEDNNMFSQNKHILYLIRNQYKNYNNYIYPLIFFNIINKKYNLKYFFQNNLIRNNVFFPYNIYDTNYLSNISKNFIINVKQGLCSIFKQLNYNIKVNGHSMMILEDYMQTGLNNHNKEIKDIEDIEEMEDIEEMEDIEEIEDIKEIEDIDEIKNERGQKNCNTNKHAIENSKEILHISNHNNLCILVDDNIKNTKKKKNVLADNSCSVNKKKQKKSKESNSILYEKNVSIYDDNMIRRPDHDIYYNNINNNHNMFNHIHHCYNEKDINEYKTDVALFDSTIFNDNRNKNIHMEKKDMNKIEVNEQNNEKSFSSFLHYISLLLNKKKEISNKRNVCHYICGNEDLRCIYDSVTKKINGFNDDIIYKDNYNTYEEKKNISIKYDKHDKHDKHVEYHTTSQLNNNHLYHKKRGTNSNNVIDKYKQEGDESIKFLIMHLKGSKYNFSNVTEYIKIVNQKKNNNIYINNDTFILKKKIPQDDFYNKYHKNESDITNNISYMCNIYLERKKKRIKINKKHIYKKKYYYYYYKVKYTKGRRKRFKLNISKDLSSYSLKNKEKKGKRKNNEAYGCLLIFLNNISYHVKHLTICKLKKKINYKLNFCSDDIFFILKFSYNYVYLLNIQKKKNVSFWVNIKYIHKNMMILKMVDTRKYKNINKIKYKNINKIKYKNIYNKNIYNKNIYTNNKDNICLQHIPGNDVNDKYVSHFSPYYYEQRNGIMKDICCKTPCCSVEDNHHMVVFKNIKRKNMMKHFFKNKNNIIPLYYLSRNMRNVKVFMNKYIIYTEENNVIILKIRLSKVHKKKNKKEYNKRMNCIMNEYLKVFKCEKNINAHKKEQKDNNIKMCNIFKTLLKNQKIVKIKMKQKNNISEKDYLLSLMKSKKSTLRRLENCNEEEQQEIDSDYHNERNQQNEEDEDSDDNSDVSPCEEENVDDHIANYAHTYESYSIIETSTFFWKVYHQPENFNYMKKKKKKKKKKNYYSKLSKYIFENHFNYKEKEFFCNLKYEVVEYYKYAENTEFINDLQVFENKILIITSKYISLYIYIEEKNEFVLLCCNLLSNINNNICINDKYNKAYIYPNMFDFIKVISEKYITLYQMINSKNLIYIASLKFMNNIKFIFENKLFYNIMGYNLNINKNDNILESVRKYHKYYASYFIVDKKYNNIFNIYYTCLKDKNEKFKETKEEEEHQQQQHNLENQNNNYFYDENRHIEICYDLMLFFQLLIIAKEINKKNYYNIMSIKKWKSYLKKYIYNNSDEKNNIYENHNNNNNNNNNNIYVKYINILNIFIDRIFMSLNKKIIFFKNVYKNKSLKQFLLELKFKVFNRLLKLNSYEFSDGKNAIDILNDIYEQKCNRNMSYFFLMNIIRDYYDTFNCQPYNIKFYEQHINNEKNICKQNESKNEKKKNVDNIHNHFNENNINNMSHIFKYEKYITNNFHNRNSQLKQNNLTNRLKTFEHNIIQNIKRVNQYRMDNIYNYNDIIKNNVRDNVYYNIDFYHFIDNNSFRNIKNYNMKYNNMKYNNIKYHKIKYNNIKYNHIPYNNNLLLCNYNQYNKNNIKNSLYFTYLHFLIYITNHPYIFFHIKKYLHFHNLSTNLIKNKIYYFNMDLLNIIFNLDNRALEELKNILTFFPSNPSIDEIFRAVHLLSMPFCHT